The genomic stretch ATCTCTTATGAGTTAGTGCCTTGCTTAGCTGCCCTGCTGACTGTCTGCTGACTGAACATAACCTACGTGTCTCCTTTTCAGCTGACAGCTCCGATAATTCCGACTTGGAAGATGACATAATCTTGACTCTGAACGAGTGAGGAGCGAGTGTTAGGTGGGGTGCTGCCAGGAGGAAACACTCCCTTCCCAGCAGAAGACCAGAGACCAAATTGGAAACGGATTTTGAGCACCCCAACCCTTTTCCTCCTGGAAAAACCTGAGGAACTTCAGCTCATCCGCTGTGTTGGTTTGAGTCAGTTTGAGGCTCAGAGCAAAGTCTGAAGCTCTTCAATAAAGAGAACTGGGGTTAGgcctcttttctctctgcctttttttttaatttttattttaggcTGAGATGACTCTCCTCGTCAAGGAAACTTCTGAAGATATTTCAcagtatattttctttgtataaaGTTCTTTCctaaagaacagaaatagttttatatatatatatattaaaaaaaaaaaggcaggtgTTATAGTGAAGAGGGAATGAACTGATGAACTTTGTATTCCTGTAGTATGTTATTACTGTGGGGTAGGTCTGGGGGAAACAAATTGTTTAAAATTTAAAGAGAGGCATTTTTATGCAACTACTAAATAAGAGGATTGTTGTTTCTAAAGTTGTTGAGgaatgagaatatttttattttaaatatgattttattttttaaaaaccacaAGTGTTACTGCCTGCAAGGTCTCTGTGTTTCAGATGAAGTGGGCCTCCAGAGAGTTCTGGGGGTGTTTGGTAACTGGATGAACAGGCTGTATAAAGCAGGGATTCTCGCTGTGATACCAGCTCTATAGAAGGCTGATGGAAAGCCTGGCTTGCCCTAATTGGAGCCTGAGGATGTGGGAATCTGGGATTAAAGTTTGAGcgcgctttttttttttttttttttccaaccccCATTTACCCTTTGTGGTTAcagttttttaatctttttttttgttcttcccttttTGCCCTCTGTGTGGAAACTACAAATTGAaggccttttttctttaatgtaaagtgtatttattaaaaaaacaaatacaagtcCTGTCTCTGTCTATGGCCGTGAGATGTTGCCATGCAATCCTCTGCCACCCATACAGAAGCAGTGCTCTGCCTAGCAGCAGAAtgtgcaggagagcagctgcaaTAAAGGGCAGAGTAAACAAGAGGTGAGATTTCAGAGGGCACAGGCTCCACCCTGCTCTGGTCTGTAAGGACTCCTAGACCTACTGGACCTGTGGCACATCTTGCCCACGGCTTCAAATCTGCCATGTCAGCTTGCCTGCCAGCCTTGAATTTTCCACAGAAGTttcaagcagcacagcagttttgctgcttgCTATGTGAGTGCTGCTGGTGTCCCTTGAAGATGCACCAGAATATCCAGTCTGCAGCCCAGTTGCAGGAGGGGCAGGGAGCTCAGTGCCTTGCTGCTGTCTGGCAGCAGCTGCCGTGGACTCCTATTCACATGTGGTTTGGCATCAGGTGGATTGCCTTCTGGCTGTACTGGAGGAAGGCAGATGAGGTGCTCCTGCACATAAATGACAGTGGATTCTGTCCTTTGAAAAGGGGGGGAAATTCagttgtgtgctgtgcagtTAAACACTCATCTACAGCTTAATGCTGTGAGTTGAAACTGACGGGTAAGTGTGCTTTTCACTTGTTTGGACAAGACCACTGAAATGCGCTCTTTATGCTCAGGTGTTCAGAGAATATCCACTCAACTTCttaccttttctctctttcagccACTTTCAGAATAGGGGTtgaggcagagcagggagctgaaggCTTCTCACTCCTTGATGCTACGTCAAGTTTTCCATAACAAACAGTGCTCATTTCAACAAAGACTGAAGGATTAATTGTTCATAGAAGAAGAACCTCCTTTTTAACCCAGAGAAAGGATAGCTTTCCTTCCAGTATTGCATCTGCCTAAGCACTTACCCGGGAGTGCTTGTAAATAATTGAAAAGATAgagttctgctgcagtttttaatgggCAGTTGCGACCTACCGGACCTATAAAGATGAACAAGTTGTGATTGCTGCAGCATTTAAGACCAGCCATTGGAGCAATGTTTTGGTTAGACAGAGAGTTGAAAACAGGATCTGCCATGCATCAGCTGTGCAAGTCAGCCTCTACCTTATCAAAACACGTCTTATACAACTCTACTTTAAAAATGTGCTGCTCAggaggacaggaaaaaaaaatatgaagctcTACTACTAGTGAGAGGAGATGTTGTGCCAGCTGTGCATATTGTTCTGGCATTATACCACAGCTGTAACTATCTGCATCTGTTGCTACCTTGGAGCAGTTTGCCAACTATTCTTATGAGACAGAAATGAATGCCTAACAGGCAGAGCTCCTGTTTATAAAATTTGCGTTGAAACTGTGCCACTGTAAGAACAAATGTAATCCTCCCACAATCCTCCCCTACCCCCATCTAACTGTAGTGAATAGAGCCAAAGGGAGCAGGTCTGGGGCCTAACAACTGCAGCTGAAGTGACAGAGCCTGGCTCACTGCCACTACGTGGGGCCTGGGGCATTTACTGGGCTGTGCTAGgccttgtgtgtgtgtgccctGCTTCTGTAAGGCGAGGTTGAGCCTCAGCCTGTGCTGTCACACACACTGACCCAGCCCAAGGGCATGTTTcagccttcctctgctgcagtgcagggccGTTTAGCACACATCTGCAGCATAGCAAATGGGCTGCTGGGGCAAGAAGCTAAAGCTTGGCCATGGTACTCtaggattaaaaaaagacagcaaaccATTGATGTTAGAAGCAGTGGTGTTTTCTGGGTTTTTTCTGGACAGGTGTTAAAAAAGATGCCATTCAGTCTGAACACTCTTGGACCACCCTGCCTCCCCTCCTCCCGCTTTGCCCACATACACAGCCCTATTGCATTACCTTACTGCAACAGGTGTACAGCTGTGAGACACCCGCGTTGCACGTGGTGCAGCCCAAGCAGCCAAGCAGTGACTGTGGCTTTGTGGCTGGGAAGCTCAGGTCTAGTAGGGGGTGGAAAGGACCCCGCAGCTCCGTCAGTACAACCCCCTGGTAGAGCAGGTTctctacagcaggtcgcacagggAAGCATCCTGGTGActcttgaatattttcagagGATGAGACTCCACAGGCTCttcaggcagcctgttccagtgctctgtaaccCCCTGAAAAAACTTTTCTCATGTTTGTCTGGAACTTCCTTTGTTCCAGTTTGTTCCCATTGCTCCTTGTCTGATTATtgggcaccaccaaaaagaaCTTGGCCTCATCTGCTTGACTTGCCCATTAGGTTGATTACATTACAGGCATTGATTACATCTCTCACCTTTCTCCAGGTTGACCAGCCCCTGGGGCTCTCAGTGATTCCTCACAAGGAAGTTGCTCCAGGCCCTTAACCATCATTGTcactctgctgctctctctacagcagttccctgtcttttgtgcagtgaggagcccaaaactggatgcagcactccatgCACTCCAGTTTTGGgcacagcagaggggaggatcacctccttcgccctgctggccacactctttgTAACACACCCCCAGGAACCATtgtccttcttggccacctgggcatattgctggctcatggccaacctgctgcCCACCAGGAGCCACAGGTCCTTCTGtgcacagctcctctgcagcagctcgGCCCTTCCTCAGGTGTAGGACCCTGCACTTGCTCTTGCTAAATCTCATAAGGTTCCCTTCTGCCCAACTTACAAAACAGCCCAAACCCTCTGCTATTACTTGTCTCAAAAGGAAAGTGGGAGATGGGGTATCTGTGCTGGTTCCTTGGCTCTGTTAGCAGAGATGTGCAACTTCCAGAAGCCATCAGGCGCTTGCTGGGACCCTACTGCAAACTGCTGCGACAGTGGGGACATGGACACTACACAGGGTGCTCCCTGACAAAAACCTCTGGTCACATTGACTCTGGCCATAAGGGACATCTAAAAACACTTGGGTTTCAGATGACACTTAGACGTTACACTTACTAACATTTGGCACTGTCTATGTTACAACAGGGGTGAGGACTAGGTCACAAGGTGAAAAGTCATCCTTGTAACCATGTAACATCAGGAGCAGGccagctgccctgtgccctgtAGTACTGCTGCCCTGCAAACCTGCTCAGCGCCTGGGCCCTTGTCACTGTTTTCAGGCCCTTAGTTCTTAGTACAGAGTTATATTTTATGGGCTACAGACACCAAAGTGAAATATCCCCTCATAAGCACACTAACTCATTAGTATACAATCACAgtattaaatgtttaaaaataaataaataaataaaaccaataaTCATAATTGTTGACACCAATACATTATTAAATTAAGCTGACGATGTCCCTGCTGTGAAACTGCAGggttgaaaattaaaaacaaagagaggCATCATTAAGCTGAGTTACAGTCCTGTGTGTGTAGGGTTTGACTGCCGCTCACTtgagagcacagctctgaagtGCCTTTGGCAGCAGTGAGTCTGCTTGCTCAGAGACCGCTTGTGAGGAGGGCCTGGGTTCTGGCTCTGCCAGGGTTTTGTTCACTTGCTTACCACCAAAGcttcaacaaacaaacaaccaacaaaaaacaaaaccaaaaaaaatccctgcaaTTCTAAAGAGAAAGTTCAGAATGTAGTGCTTCTAATGCCACACAATTTCCTGTAAGCCTCTTGAAATCTGGAGGcgtgattttaaaaaatacaaaatcccCAAGCTGAGTAGTGCAGTTTAACTCAAATTTGAAATAGTTACATCCTCAAGTCACCCAGAAACCAGCCCTGCATGTCCAGGCTCTCTGGAATGACTGTCTCATGCCACAGACAGACACAGTGAAGAACCTCAGCTTAAATTCCTGTTCTTGCTCTGCAGACAGCTTCCTCGTGGGCACACACCATGCTTCTAGATGACAGCCAGAGTTGTTTATATTTTTGCATGCTTGCAAATaaattttaacttaaaaaaaaaaaaagaaaaaacctttgCAGTTTATCTTGCAATAAAGGATTTCAGATAGTGAACATGATGGCTATAAAAAGGGGCACCCACAGTTCACAAAACAACTTGGTGCcctttatttgtttgtctgcATCTAATACAGGCCCAAGAGGTTTCCCCTTTCAATGatattttttctcatgcttgatttatttctctttttacagaAACCAGGAACATCAGGCCTCATCTGTTCTGTTGAGGTTGTACAGGATTGACTCCTTAGTAGCAAACTTTTTGCCCAATTATCAactgtaattattattattattattattattattattattattatttggtgTATAAAGAAGATTTCTATTCTCAGTCAGGTTTTGCTTCCTTGAAAGGATCTGTCACCAAATGGAGTAGCAACAgaaatcgtagaatcacagaatggcctgggttgaaaaggaccacagtgatcatccagtttcaaccccctgctatgtgcagggtcaccaacaaccagaccaggctgcccagagccacatccagcctggccttgaaatgcaccaagatttaaatttgctaaataaaaaacaaacaggacaaaaacaagaaagcaagacCAACCTCTCAGTCTCCCATAGGGCACAATGACAAATCCCCCTTCCCGTCCCACCTGGCAGGACACCAGAAAGAGACTGAGGAGGTGTAGGCTGGAGGCtgaggggctgggctgggcccCCATCAGcgggcagcacagggcagcagccctCCCAGGCCTTAAGAACCAGGATAGCGCACAAGTTTAGAAATCCATCAGTGAACAAGGCTTTACTGACGACTTTTTcatacagttaaaaaataaaaatacagaacaacAGCAGACAGTGTCACGTATTAAAAACGAATGAAATGGGCACTATTTAAATGgtattaaaattaattagaaaCTAAAAATCTTAGCACTTCGGTTGAGGTGTTCTGAGCCTCCACCAAAATGATTGGCCTTAAAAACAACGGGTTTGTGtgacacacaaagaaaacatggAATTTGAAAAGACAGTGTGGGCTAGGCAGTGTCTTTGACTATAACTATCACCATATGTTCTTCTTCCAACTTCCCCAATGTCCTTAGTGCTGACTGGAGGTACTGCTGAGAGAATTCACAAGGAGGGAACGCATAAAGCATGCCTGTGCTGTCTCTGCCCTTCGCTCCTCCCACGGGCAGGCTGATAACCCCAGCAGCCTGCTTCTGTTTCAAGTAGGAGACCAGATTCCTGAGCAGCCGTCGCTGCAAGCCGGGCTCGACCACGGGAAAGGTCCCCTCGGCCCCCGCGTTCCCCGGGGCAGACTGCGTCGCCAGGAGCACAGCGTAGCCATTGGGGCTGCCTTGTTTGATACGGCGAGTCACTTCATCCAGCTTGGGCTGGTCGAGCCGAAGTCTCTGAGCGATTTTGAGCTGCGTGAGCTTCCCACCAGACAAATGGTCTTTGAGGAGTCCATTGATGACACCGAGGTCTCCCTCCAGAATGTGCATAGATGTGGGGAAGCAGCTGTTTTTTAGCACGAGAAGCCCATTCCAAGCAAGTTGCAGCGTCTGAGCGTATTCTGACAAATTCTTTAACTTTTTGGTCTCAGATTTTGGCTCCTCGTGAGTTTTTGATTCTGATTCACCAGTTCGATGATTGCGTTCGCTGTCCCTTTTTTTAGGCTGCGGAGCATCGGATGCCTCACGATGGGGTTTCTCCTCAGTTGTGTGACGATTGTTCTGAAGGGAGTTACTCTGCTCTTTCTCAGTTCCGGATTCTGTAGTGTGATTCTCTTTGCGGGCCCGCTCCGGGCTGCGGTCTAAAGCTGGCCCACTGGCCTTTGTCCTGCTTCTGTCCTCGTAAGGCGAGTGAGTAGTCCTGCCACGGTCACTGGAAAGGCTCCGTCGTTTCCGCCGCTCTTCCCACAGTTTGGGCACAGTGCGATCGCTGTCACTGGCCCATCGCTCTCCACTCCGGCTACGCACTGATCGGCTGTAGCTCTCCAAGTTGTTTCTGCGTTCAGCGTTTTTGGCAGGACTGGCCCAGTCTGCCTCTGCAAAGCTCCTGTCTCTGTCCGAGTACAGGAGATGTGGAGGAGTCCTATCTCGCACCCTCAAGTCTTGCTCTAGGCTTCTGTGTCTGCTATACCCATCAGCAAGCAGTTCGTAGTGCACAGGGAGAGGTGCAGGCTGGTACGGCTGTGGGTATCTCGTCTCTTCTGCTTTGGCAAAATCCACACGAAGTCTCCTCTCTGGCCCGCCCAAGGGAAAGCCTCTCATCTGCGCGCAGGCGGCCTGGGCAGCGTCCAAGCTTTCATACTGGATATACGCAAAACTGTCTCCCTTCACATAGTCAATAGTCCTGATGCTGCCAAAGCGGTCAAACTCCCTTGCCAGGGCAGCTAGAGAAGTACTGGGGCCAAGACCACCCACCCACAGCCGGGTAGTAGGGTTGGCTTTACCGTAGCCAATTTTGATAGGGTTCCTGCCGACAACGCGGCCTGACATTGCGACCTTGGCCCGATGCGCCATGTCTAAGTTTTGGAACTTGAGGAAAGCGTAAGCCCCACCTTGGCCGCGGGCAGGACGCTTGATCACCACTTCTTCAATGATGCCGTACTTCTCGAAGGCACGTCTCAGCTCCACCTCTGAGACGTTGTGGTCCAAGTTGCCGATGAAGAGGTTGCGGGTGGCTCTCTGATCATCCTCCGGCATCAGGTCTTCCTCGGCCACGATGGGGTAGCTGTAGGGCCGGCCGCGCTCGTCATACAGCCCATAGTAATCCAGGGCCCGCTCCCGCTCCCGGGAGAGCCCGATGGCGGCGGCCTCCAGCGCGAAGGCAGCGGCGGCAGCGTGCGCATGGCGGGGCCGCGGCTCCCGCAGCAAAGGGCTGGTGACGGGTGAAAGCGACCGCTGCTTGTACTGGTAGGCGCCGTGCAGAGGTGGCAGGTAGCCCAGGGGCTCCGGTGAGGGCGCGGGGGGCGGCGTGCGGCTCCTGCGGCCCCCACGCAGGTACACGGGCTCCACCTTGAGTGGCCGGTCGTAGAGGAGCAGCTGGCGGGCCCGGGCGTGCCGGCGGGCGTCGCGGGCGTCCCCGGGGTGTCGGAAGTTGACGTAGGCGACGCGGCCGAGCTCGGGCGTGTGGGAGAGCTTGACGCTGATGTCCCCGGCGCCCCCCCCCGCGAAGCGCTGGAAGAGGCGGAACAGCCCGTCCTCCAGCAGCTGGTCGGGCAGGGCCGCGCTCAGCCCGCTCACCAGCAGCGTCTTGTACTCACAGGAGCCGGGCGGCTCCCCGGACAGCCCCGCCGAGCCCCCCAGCGGCGCCAGCAGCAGCGAGGGCGCGGCGCCCGGCGGCGGCCCGGCCAGTAGCAGCGAAGGGGCCACCACGGCGCCGGGCAGGGCCTTGGCCTTGGGCACGCCGAGCGCGCGGGACGACGACGACGATGAGGATGACGAGGGGGCGGCCTGGCCGCGGGCGCCCGAGGCCGAGCCGCTCGCCGCCGGGCGGTGGTTGGAGTCGGCGCCGCCGGCGCGCTCATCGCCGCGGTGGCTGCGGGAGCCGGAGCCGCCTCCGCCGCTTCCTCCGCttcctccgccgccgccgccgccgccgggcgtGGACTTGTCCCGGCTGCTGCGGGAGGCGCCCGAGCTGCGGTGCAGGCCGCGCCGGCTGCTGCTTTCGCGCTCGCGCTCGCGCGGCCTCTTGGCGGCGGCAGCGCGGCCTCCCCCGGCCCCCGGCGGGCTGGCGTCCCGTTCGCTACCGCGCTTCATGGCGCCGGGGCCCTCGGATCAGGAGACGCCTCCGGcggccgccgccatcttggacAAAAGGGAACGAAGGCGGCTCCGGCCGCCGCGCCGCGCGGGCTCTACGTCATCGCCGTGCGCCTCGCCGCATGGCGGCGTAAAGAGCGCGGAGGCGCCGCGCAGCGACGTGCGGGGAAAGCACCTCCCGCCCTCGGCCGCGCGGCCAATGGGAAGGAGCGtgcgcggcgcggccccgcccccgcccctcccccaACCGCGGGAGCGCGCCGCGCAATCACGTGACACCGCACGCTACCCCCGGTGGAACCGTAGTACTTTAATGAGCTCCGTACAGCGCGCGCCGTAGCGGCGTCtccgcgcccgccccgcgcgGCCCCTCCTCAGAGGTCGGCGCGAGCGCCCGCCGCCCTCGGCGCGTACTTGGGCATCAGTTCGTGGATCCTGCGGATGAAGTCGGATTTTTCGGCGCAGCCCTTGCACGCCTCCCCCCAGTCGTCGAGGATCCGCCGCAGCTCCTTGACGCGCAGCTTGCGCAGGTCGGCGGTGCTCAGGTCGATCTGTTTGTCTGcggggagagcagagcagcgctCAGCCCGCAGCGCCGGGGGGCTCCGGCGGTGTCACGGCGCGGCGGGAGAAACAACGCTGAGCTGCGGAGCTCCGCCTTGAACCCGAAAGCCCGCTTCGCCCCAGCGCTTCGGCCGTCCTCCGCGGGACGGAAAAAGACGGTGGGGTCAGCGCGGAGGAGAGGCCAGCGGTGACAGCGGCAGAAGGCTGGCTGGGAAGGCTGGGAAGCTACGGGGCGTTAGTGCACGAAAtgaggagcacagcagccacagcccggTGACTGTCTCCAGGGGACGTAAGGGAGGAGAGGGGACAGCAGCCAGAAGGCAATTCCATGGCTGTTCTTCACATCAGTCTTCTCAGGAGGAGTACAGCACCCCAGAACATGAGTTCAAGGAGGGTGGTAAGTGGCAGCGCCCATTGCCAACAGGCACCAGGAGCAGGTGCCAAAGCAGCGCTCAttgatgacagcagcagagcccagcagcctTGGCATGAGCTCAGCAGGCACCATCCTGGGCCCAGGCATAATGCTGTCCTAGTGGCCAAATTCCAAACAGGGCtttgagcacagcactgctggcacgAGGGAGGTCAAGCAGTGgttctgcagaagctgaaggGCAAGCAGCAGCCCCTCCTGAGCATCCCTGTACAGCTGTCCAGGACATTCACAGACAACAGCCCAACTTGTATAACTACCTATGCTGACTTCAGCATGCTTTTACCCAGAATAATTCAGTACCCCAGGAAAGTGCACCCATTTCCCCTTTCTGCTGGCAACTCACCGTATTTCAGTTCGCAGATCTGActgtctttcttcttcagtttatCGCAGATCTTTTCCACGGGGATGTGGTGACTCATGGGTTTTGACACCTCGTTAATAATTTTGGTGGCTGCATCATTTGTCGCCCCAATATAATAGcactgaagggaagaaaaaagcaaggtGGATATGTgtggaaacatttttctgaaaaggTTTTCTAGCCATCTCTTTGCAGTTTGACATTTAGTGTTAGAGAACTTTCCAAGGGACTGCCCCAGGAGGGCAAAAGCAAGCCTGACTGGCCAAGGGTCACTTCCCACACTGCCTACCacttttcagcactgctttgctgctgtcctgcttttCAAGTTGTTAACAACTTGAACTGGATtactgaagttttctttgttAAAGGACTTTCTGAAGCATTGCCCCCCTCTTTCTGTGGGTCTCTCTGCAGTTCTCGTAGGAGAGTTCATCTGATTTTACTTAGGGCAGTTCAGTTCTGCTATAGTTCTCAGCTACACAGCTATAAAGTACTAAGCATTTTAACAGTTTACGTAACACTCCAAATGCAGTCTAACAGGGAAGTCCTAcagcaaataaaagctttgtAATCCCAAGCCCTTTGATAACAGGGAGAGATAAGGTCAGCAGTAAGACGCTGacagatatatagatatatttaaaatcacagaatcacccgggttggaagggaccccaaggatcatgtagttccaacccccctgcctagcagggccaccaaacatacacattcagatcaggttgcccaggaccccatccaacctggccttaaatacgtccaaggacggggcatccacaacctccctgggcagcccgttccagggcctaaccactctcctagtaaagaacttccccctaacattcaacctaaatcttccctcc from Lagopus muta isolate bLagMut1 chromosome 11, bLagMut1 primary, whole genome shotgun sequence encodes the following:
- the RBM15B gene encoding putative RNA-binding protein 15B; translated protein: MKRGSERDASPPGAGGGRAAAAKRPRERERESSSRRGLHRSSGASRSSRDKSTPGGGGGGGGSGGSGGGGSGSRSHRGDERAGGADSNHRPAASGSASGARGQAAPSSSSSSSSSRALGVPKAKALPGAVVAPSLLLAGPPPGAAPSLLLAPLGGSAGLSGEPPGSCEYKTLLVSGLSAALPDQLLEDGLFRLFQRFAGGGAGDISVKLSHTPELGRVAYVNFRHPGDARDARRHARARQLLLYDRPLKVEPVYLRGGRRSRTPPPAPSPEPLGYLPPLHGAYQYKQRSLSPVTSPLLREPRPRHAHAAAAAFALEAAAIGLSRERERALDYYGLYDERGRPYSYPIVAEEDLMPEDDQRATRNLFIGNLDHNVSEVELRRAFEKYGIIEEVVIKRPARGQGGAYAFLKFQNLDMAHRAKVAMSGRVVGRNPIKIGYGKANPTTRLWVGGLGPSTSLAALAREFDRFGSIRTIDYVKGDSFAYIQYESLDAAQAACAQMRGFPLGGPERRLRVDFAKAEETRYPQPYQPAPLPVHYELLADGYSRHRSLEQDLRVRDRTPPHLLYSDRDRSFAEADWASPAKNAERRNNLESYSRSVRSRSGERWASDSDRTVPKLWEERRKRRSLSSDRGRTTHSPYEDRSRTKASGPALDRSPERARKENHTTESGTEKEQSNSLQNNRHTTEEKPHREASDAPQPKKRDSERNHRTGESESKTHEEPKSETKKLKNLSEYAQTLQLAWNGLLVLKNSCFPTSMHILEGDLGVINGLLKDHLSGGKLTQLKIAQRLRLDQPKLDEVTRRIKQGSPNGYAVLLATQSAPGNAGAEGTFPVVEPGLQRRLLRNLVSYLKQKQAAGVISLPVGGAKGRDSTGMLYAFPPCEFSQQYLQSALRTLGKLEEEHMVIVIVKDTA